One window from the genome of Desulforamulus ruminis DSM 2154 encodes:
- a CDS encoding ABC transporter substrate-binding protein, translating into MYKKSFVAFTLLLMLLVSVVTGCGGGDSKNTGDTNTGGAEPVKFKMAHATWIGYGPLYIAQDQGFFKKYNIAPELQIIEDESQYAGALASGQIQALCNVLDREVIHYAKGTPETFVLAMDESSGGDGIIAKKEISKVDDLKGATIGLDKSSTSYFFFLTVLKKYGLNESDVTVQEMGAGDAGAAFVAGKLDAAVSWEPWLSNASQRQGGHVLVSSKDFPKTIVDVITLRQDFVKEHPEAVVGLTKAWFEAIQFYRQNPDQGNEIMAKALGLKKEEIAEMAQGVSFFGQEENLAFFDQKAENNIFTVAEQAGAFWQEKGIIDQELKIAELISPDYVKEAAK; encoded by the coding sequence ATGTATAAAAAATCGTTTGTAGCATTCACGCTGTTGCTGATGCTCCTTGTGTCAGTGGTTACGGGTTGTGGCGGCGGAGACAGTAAGAACACCGGTGATACCAACACCGGCGGCGCCGAACCGGTGAAATTTAAAATGGCCCATGCCACCTGGATCGGCTACGGTCCTTTATACATCGCCCAGGATCAGGGTTTCTTTAAAAAATATAATATTGCACCGGAACTTCAGATTATTGAAGATGAATCCCAATATGCCGGCGCCCTGGCTTCCGGTCAAATTCAGGCCTTATGCAATGTTTTGGACCGGGAAGTAATTCACTATGCCAAGGGAACGCCTGAAACCTTTGTTCTGGCCATGGACGAATCCAGTGGAGGCGACGGCATCATTGCCAAAAAAGAAATTAGCAAAGTGGATGATTTAAAAGGAGCAACCATTGGACTGGATAAATCCTCCACCTCTTACTTCTTCTTTCTCACGGTATTGAAAAAATACGGTTTAAATGAATCGGATGTTACCGTTCAGGAGATGGGGGCCGGAGATGCCGGCGCGGCTTTTGTGGCAGGCAAACTGGATGCCGCCGTATCCTGGGAGCCCTGGCTGTCCAACGCCTCCCAGCGCCAAGGAGGCCATGTCCTGGTAAGCAGCAAAGACTTCCCCAAAACCATTGTGGACGTCATTACGCTCCGGCAGGATTTTGTTAAGGAACACCCTGAAGCCGTAGTGGGCCTAACCAAAGCCTGGTTTGAGGCCATCCAATTCTACCGCCAGAATCCGGATCAGGGCAATGAGATTATGGCTAAGGCCCTGGGATTAAAAAAGGAAGAAATTGCTGAAATGGCCCAGGGCGTGTCCTTCTTTGGTCAAGAGGAGAATCTTGCCTTCTTTGATCAAAAGGCTGAAAATAATATCTTTACAGTGGCAGAACAGGCCGGAGCATTCTGGCAGGAAAAGGGAATTATTGATCAGGAATTAAAGATTGCAGAATTAATTAGCCCGGATTACGTAAAAGAGGCTGCCAAATAA